In Myxococcota bacterium, a single window of DNA contains:
- a CDS encoding zinc-dependent alcohol dehydrogenase family protein codes for MRAWVVEQPGPIETSPLARRDLPEPEPGPGEIVVEVDVCGVCRTDLHVAEGELARKRPAIVPGHQIVGRVCARGAGAHRFAAGARVGVAWLWRACGVCAQCRAGAENLCRDPRFTGWDEHGGYAERVRVPEDFAYALPESLADQAAAPLLCAGIIGYRALRRSGVRPGGTLGLYGFGSSAHIALQVARHWGVRVFVVTREATHRALALRLGAEWAGDLGERPPEKLGAAVNFAPVGTLVPPALEALAPGATLACAGIHMSAVPALDYQKHLFEERSLTSVTANTRADGRELLELAARIPLRPETTVFAFAQANEALRALKQGLIAGSGVLRVRV; via the coding sequence ATGCGCGCGTGGGTCGTCGAGCAGCCGGGCCCGATCGAGACCAGCCCGCTGGCGCGCCGCGATCTGCCCGAGCCCGAGCCGGGCCCGGGCGAGATCGTGGTCGAGGTCGACGTGTGCGGCGTGTGTCGCACCGACCTGCACGTGGCCGAGGGCGAGCTCGCGAGAAAGCGCCCGGCGATCGTGCCCGGTCACCAGATCGTGGGCCGGGTCTGCGCGCGCGGCGCCGGCGCGCACCGCTTCGCAGCGGGCGCGCGCGTGGGCGTGGCCTGGCTGTGGCGCGCGTGCGGAGTGTGCGCGCAGTGCCGCGCGGGCGCCGAGAACCTGTGCCGCGACCCGCGCTTCACCGGCTGGGACGAGCACGGGGGCTACGCCGAGCGCGTGCGCGTGCCCGAGGACTTCGCCTACGCGCTGCCCGAGTCACTCGCCGACCAGGCGGCCGCGCCGCTCTTGTGCGCGGGCATCATCGGCTACCGCGCGCTCCGGCGCAGCGGCGTGCGGCCCGGCGGCACGCTCGGCCTGTACGGCTTCGGCTCGTCGGCGCACATCGCCCTGCAGGTCGCCAGACACTGGGGCGTGCGCGTGTTCGTCGTGACTCGCGAGGCGACGCACCGCGCGCTGGCGCTGCGGCTCGGAGCCGAGTGGGCCGGCGACCTGGGCGAGCGTCCGCCCGAGAAGCTCGGCGCCGCGGTGAATTTCGCGCCGGTGGGGACGCTCGTGCCGCCGGCGCTCGAGGCGCTCGCGCCCGGCGCCACGCTCGCCTGCGCCGGCATCCACATGAGCGCGGTGCCCGCGCTCGACTACCAGAAACACCTGTTCGAGGAGCGCTCACTCACCAGCGTGACCGCCAACACTCGCGCCGACGGGCGCGAGCTGCTGGAGCTGGCCGCGCGCATTCCGCTGCGCCCCGAGACCACGGTGTTCGCGTTCGCACAGGCCAACGAGGCCCTGCGCGCCTTGAAGCAGGGACTCATTGCGGGCTCGGGGGTGCTGCGGGTTCGGGTCTGA
- a CDS encoding dipeptidase encodes MTRRAAFGLLAVCLGMGCDHPLAEDPDARAARLHRAAIVVDTHADTTPRFQDPAFDFAARHDKSDVRIDLPRAREGGLDVQFWSIWVGNVQGDGRAIREAMERIDAVWELARRYPNDLVVATDVAGIRRGVAEGKLVSLMGVEGGHMIEEKLSVLRDFYRLGVRYMTLTHSFHISWADSAGTGQPLPPGHGGLTPFGVEVVHEMNRLGMMVDVSHVSDQTFWDALKASQAPVIASHSSCRAVFDHPRNLTDDMLRALAAKGGVVMINYYPGYTDPDAAVKIADWFTRHGAELAALRDSSGGDFRKLGDGMKQIAAKDPVPQGSLEKLLDHFDHALRVAGEDHVGLGSDFDGVVSFPVGLDEVNLLPNITQGLLRRGWSEAVVTKVLGENLLRTMREVELEAERERERGSDVRPEPAAPPSPQ; translated from the coding sequence GTGACCCGTCGAGCTGCGTTCGGACTGCTGGCCGTCTGCCTGGGAATGGGCTGCGACCACCCGCTCGCCGAGGACCCCGACGCGCGCGCCGCCCGCCTGCACCGCGCGGCGATCGTGGTCGACACACACGCCGACACCACCCCGCGCTTCCAGGACCCGGCCTTCGACTTCGCCGCCCGGCACGACAAGTCCGACGTGCGGATCGACCTGCCGCGGGCCCGGGAGGGCGGGCTCGACGTGCAGTTCTGGTCGATCTGGGTCGGGAACGTGCAGGGCGATGGCCGGGCGATCCGCGAGGCCATGGAACGGATCGACGCCGTGTGGGAGCTGGCCCGGCGCTATCCCAACGACCTGGTGGTGGCGACCGACGTGGCGGGGATCCGCCGCGGGGTGGCCGAGGGCAAGCTGGTCTCGCTCATGGGCGTCGAAGGCGGCCACATGATCGAGGAGAAGCTCTCGGTGCTGCGCGACTTCTACCGGCTGGGCGTGCGCTACATGACGCTCACTCACTCGTTCCACATCTCGTGGGCGGACTCGGCCGGCACCGGGCAGCCGCTGCCGCCGGGTCACGGCGGGCTCACGCCCTTCGGCGTGGAGGTGGTCCACGAGATGAACCGGCTGGGCATGATGGTCGACGTGTCGCACGTCTCGGACCAGACCTTCTGGGACGCGCTCAAAGCCTCGCAAGCGCCGGTGATCGCGAGTCACTCCTCGTGCCGCGCGGTCTTCGACCACCCGCGCAACCTGACCGACGACATGCTGCGCGCGCTGGCGGCCAAGGGCGGCGTGGTGATGATCAACTACTACCCGGGCTACACCGACCCGGACGCGGCCGTGAAGATCGCCGACTGGTTCACGCGCCACGGCGCCGAGCTCGCGGCGCTGCGTGACTCGTCGGGCGGTGACTTCCGGAAGCTGGGCGACGGCATGAAGCAGATCGCGGCCAAGGACCCGGTGCCGCAGGGGTCGCTCGAGAAGCTGCTCGACCACTTCGACCACGCGCTGCGCGTGGCGGGTGAGGACCACGTGGGCCTGGGCTCGGACTTCGACGGCGTGGTCAGCTTCCCGGTCGGGCTCGACGAGGTGAACCTGCTGCCCAACATCACCCAGGGCCTGCTCCGGCGCGGCTGGTCGGAGGCGGTCGTGACCAAGGTGCTGGGCGAGAACCTGCTGCGCACGATGCGCGAGGTGGAGCTGGAGGCGGAACGCGAGCGGGAGCGTGGCTCGGACGTCAGACCCGAACCCGCAGCACCCCCGAGCCCGCAATGA
- a CDS encoding steroid 3-ketoacyl-CoA thiolase has translation MREVYIVEAVRSPIGRRGGGLAGMHPADLLGTVQKAALDRSGVPAEAIGQVVGGCVSQVGEQTFNIARIAWLSKGLPMDVASTTVDSQCGSSQQATTLAAGLVGSGLEEIALACGLEMMSRVPLGAAMKGGMPIPKSYMEHYQPTSQFAGAQMIGNEYGITRADVDRFGLRSQELANRAWDEKRFEREVIPVSAPGVDKEGKPTGEIVRVTRDEGLRKTSLEKLAALEPVAGQSLHTAGTSSQVSDGAAAVILASAEGVKRLGVKPRARIVDSVLVGCDPVTMLKGPIPATRKVLSRAGLKIEDMSVYEVNEAFASVVLAWMKEVKPVEDRVNPNGGAIAIGHPTGCTGARLITTALHELERTGGRYGLISMCCGGGLGTGTIIERL, from the coding sequence TTGCGCGAAGTCTACATCGTCGAGGCAGTGCGAAGTCCAATCGGCCGGCGCGGCGGAGGGCTGGCGGGAATGCACCCCGCCGACCTGCTGGGAACGGTCCAGAAGGCGGCGCTCGACCGCAGCGGCGTTCCGGCCGAGGCGATCGGCCAGGTCGTCGGCGGCTGCGTCTCGCAGGTGGGCGAGCAGACCTTCAACATCGCGCGCATCGCCTGGCTCTCGAAGGGCCTGCCGATGGACGTGGCGTCGACCACGGTCGACTCCCAGTGCGGCAGCAGCCAGCAGGCGACCACCCTGGCCGCCGGCCTGGTCGGCTCCGGCCTCGAGGAGATCGCGCTGGCGTGCGGCCTCGAGATGATGAGCCGCGTGCCGCTGGGGGCCGCCATGAAGGGCGGCATGCCGATCCCCAAGAGCTACATGGAGCACTACCAGCCGACCTCGCAGTTCGCCGGCGCACAGATGATCGGCAACGAGTACGGCATCACGCGCGCCGACGTCGACCGCTTCGGCCTGCGCAGCCAGGAGCTCGCCAACCGCGCGTGGGACGAGAAGCGCTTCGAACGCGAGGTCATCCCCGTGTCGGCGCCCGGCGTCGACAAGGAAGGCAAGCCGACCGGCGAGATCGTGCGCGTGACGCGCGACGAGGGCCTGCGCAAGACCTCGCTCGAGAAGCTCGCCGCGCTCGAGCCCGTGGCCGGCCAGAGCCTGCACACCGCCGGCACCTCCTCGCAGGTGAGTGACGGCGCCGCGGCCGTGATCCTGGCCTCGGCCGAGGGGGTGAAGCGACTGGGCGTGAAGCCGCGCGCGCGCATCGTCGACTCGGTGCTGGTGGGCTGCGACCCGGTCACCATGCTGAAGGGCCCGATCCCGGCCACGCGCAAGGTGCTGTCGCGCGCGGGGCTCAAGATCGAGGACATGTCGGTCTACGAGGTGAACGAGGCGTTCGCTTCGGTCGTGCTCGCGTGGATGAAGGAAGTGAAGCCCGTCGAGGACCGCGTGAACCCGAACGGCGGCGCGATCGCGATCGGCCATCCGACCGGCTGCACCGGCGCGCGGCTGATCACGACCGCGCTCCACGAGCTGGAGCGCACGGGCGGCCGCTACGGCCTGATCTCGATGTGCTGCGGCGGCGGCCTGGGCACGGGGACGATCATCGAGCGGCTCTGA
- a CDS encoding DUF4440 domain-containing protein: MRRAAALGLGLCLLASAARAGGDPTAIVREVGERFGKACGAHDVKAVLALYRADARVVYPLAGESAADPKALEKLVSETCGQDGPKLELVGYKAVWVDASHTVIASLGDWNMTAPGPDGKPAVTPIRATEVIVKTKGGWKYVVDHASIGATPPPPAK; this comes from the coding sequence GTGAGGCGCGCGGCGGCGCTCGGGCTCGGGCTCTGCCTGCTGGCTTCGGCGGCCCGCGCGGGCGGCGACCCGACCGCGATCGTGCGCGAGGTCGGCGAACGCTTCGGGAAAGCCTGCGGCGCTCACGACGTGAAGGCGGTGCTCGCACTCTACCGCGCCGACGCGCGCGTGGTGTACCCGCTGGCGGGCGAGAGCGCGGCGGACCCCAAGGCGCTCGAGAAGCTGGTGTCTGAGACCTGCGGCCAGGACGGCCCCAAGCTCGAGCTCGTGGGCTACAAGGCGGTCTGGGTCGACGCGAGTCACACGGTGATCGCGTCGCTCGGCGACTGGAACATGACCGCGCCCGGACCGGACGGGAAGCCCGCGGTGACTCCGATCCGCGCGACCGAGGTGATCGTCAAGACCAAGGGCGGCTGGAAGTACGTCGTCGACCACGCCTCGATCGGAGCGACTCCGCCGCCTCCCGCGAAGTGA
- a CDS encoding acyl-CoA synthetase has protein sequence MTAPNWNFGDILDGLDAALDGDAPALIHGDQTISWRELGRRSNNLARALQARGAQPGDKVAFYLRNRPEYSESLAACFKARLVHVNVNYRYLDEELRYIIDNSDAKVVIFDSEFSDRVQLLKPRLPHVAAWVQVGDGPQIGEPYESLAESGDGRPLGLRRSGEDLLFLYTGGTTGMPKGVMWAANDLWHALGAGANSPANAGVAPATLEEHVANAAKLGGVTRQIPCCPLMHGTGLFTAIGTLVSGGCVITLAGNKFDSAELFDTVEKHGANSLVIVGDAFAKPMLNALEENPGRWDLSSVKLIVSSGVMWSTEVKKGLLKHHGGMLLTDSFGSSEAVGFGVSVMSAAGEVRTAKFTIGDRCKVFTEDHREVAPGSGEKGFVARSGPIPVGYYKDAEKTAKTFPTINGVRYSIPGDWCIVEADGTLTLLGRGSACINSAGEKIYPEEVEEALKTHPDVEDALVVGVPDDRWGNAVVGVVQLRGGAVADEEKLRAHVKERLAGYKVPKRVFPVPAMFRAPNGKADYKSAQAFAAGQYAP, from the coding sequence ATGACGGCACCCAACTGGAACTTCGGTGACATCCTGGACGGGCTCGACGCGGCGCTCGACGGCGACGCGCCGGCGCTGATCCACGGCGACCAGACGATCTCGTGGCGCGAGCTCGGCCGGCGCTCGAACAACCTGGCGCGCGCGCTCCAGGCGCGCGGCGCGCAGCCCGGCGACAAGGTCGCCTTCTACCTGCGCAACCGCCCGGAGTACAGCGAGTCGCTCGCGGCCTGCTTCAAGGCGCGGCTGGTGCACGTGAACGTGAACTACCGCTATCTCGACGAGGAGCTGCGCTACATCATCGACAACTCGGACGCGAAGGTCGTGATCTTCGACTCCGAGTTCTCCGACCGCGTGCAGCTGCTCAAGCCCAGGCTGCCGCACGTGGCGGCCTGGGTGCAGGTCGGCGACGGGCCGCAGATCGGCGAGCCCTACGAGTCACTCGCGGAGTCGGGCGACGGCCGGCCGCTCGGCCTGCGCCGCAGCGGCGAGGATCTGCTGTTCCTGTACACCGGCGGGACCACCGGCATGCCCAAGGGCGTGATGTGGGCGGCGAATGACCTGTGGCACGCGCTCGGCGCGGGCGCGAACTCGCCGGCCAACGCCGGCGTCGCCCCGGCCACGCTCGAAGAGCACGTCGCGAACGCGGCCAAGCTCGGCGGAGTGACTCGTCAGATCCCGTGCTGCCCGTTGATGCACGGCACGGGCCTCTTCACCGCGATCGGCACGCTGGTCTCCGGCGGCTGCGTGATCACGCTCGCCGGCAACAAGTTCGACTCCGCGGAGCTGTTCGACACGGTCGAGAAGCACGGCGCGAACTCACTGGTGATCGTCGGCGACGCGTTCGCCAAGCCCATGCTGAACGCGCTCGAGGAGAACCCCGGCCGCTGGGACCTGTCGAGCGTGAAGCTGATCGTGTCGTCCGGGGTCATGTGGAGCACCGAGGTCAAGAAGGGCCTGCTCAAGCACCACGGCGGCATGCTGCTCACCGACTCGTTCGGCTCCTCGGAAGCCGTGGGCTTCGGCGTCTCGGTCATGTCCGCGGCCGGCGAGGTGCGCACCGCGAAGTTCACGATCGGGGACCGCTGCAAGGTGTTCACCGAGGACCACCGCGAGGTCGCGCCCGGCTCGGGCGAGAAGGGCTTCGTGGCGCGCAGCGGCCCGATCCCGGTCGGCTACTACAAGGACGCGGAGAAGACCGCGAAGACCTTCCCCACGATCAACGGCGTGCGCTACTCCATCCCGGGCGACTGGTGCATCGTGGAGGCCGACGGCACGCTCACGCTGCTCGGCCGCGGCAGCGCGTGCATCAACTCGGCGGGCGAGAAGATCTACCCCGAAGAGGTCGAGGAGGCGCTGAAGACGCACCCCGACGTCGAGGACGCGCTGGTGGTGGGCGTGCCGGACGACCGCTGGGGCAACGCCGTGGTGGGCGTGGTGCAGCTGCGCGGCGGCGCCGTGGCCGACGAGGAGAAGCTGCGCGCGCACGTGAAGGAGCGCCTGGCGGGCTACAAGGTGCCCAAGCGCGTCTTCCCGGTGCCCGCGATGTTCCGCGCGCCCAACGGCAAGGCCGACTACAAGTCGGCACAGGCCTTCGCCGCCGGGCAGTACGCGCCGTGA